The following proteins come from a genomic window of Gossypium raimondii isolate GPD5lz chromosome 5, ASM2569854v1, whole genome shotgun sequence:
- the LOC105768673 gene encoding protein GLUTAMINE DUMPER 3 has translation MRPISSVNTVETAAMPSMSPPAMGQPRSPWHSPVPYLFGGLAAMLGLIAFALLILACSYWRLSGRLDNNSEGGDVERDVESGENEGDSTKQVKVYEEKILVIMAGEEKPTFLATPVIVCTKASSFGGNINGKVDDDKEGSKKDESGEKVKGEMSGDDDDDDDDDQQFPTVTDNSENHDNHDSQPTPDQNQTSELSS, from the coding sequence ATGAGACCAATTAGCAGCGTTAACACAGTAGAAACAGCAGCTATGCCCTCAATGTCACCACCAGCAATGGGGCAACCACGCTCTCCATGGCACTCTCCCGTGCCTTACCTCTTTGGTGGCCTAGCAGCGATGCTGGGCCTCATTGCTTTTGCTCTCTTGATCTTAGCTTGTTCCTACTGGCGGCTTTCTGGTCGTTTGGACAACAACAGTGAAGGAGGTGATGTCGAAAGGGATGTCGAAAGTGGTGAAAATGAGGGCGACTCAACCAAGCAGGTGAAGGTTTATGAGGAGAAGATTCTGGTGATAATGGCCGGTGAAGAGAAACCCACGTTCTTGGCTACCCCTGTAATTGTATGCACTAAAGCTTCCTCTTTCGGTGGTAATATAAATGGCAAGGTTGATGATGACAAGGAAGGATCAAAGAAAGACGAAAGTGGCGAGAAAGTGAAAGGAGAGATGAGTGGCgatgacgacgacgacgacgacgacgatCAACAATTTCCAACAGTAACAGACAACTCTGAAAACCATGACAACCATGACAGCCAACCAACCCCAGACCAAAATCAAACCAGTGAGCTTAGCTCTTAG
- the LOC105765022 gene encoding uncharacterized protein LOC105765022 — protein MARLPLIAQSVRRKRIGAALTIWLEICRIAIWFLFRMGASLSLHTYRPMIRSYTLDFYAKRDYVKRLVYASDETCIEQVRMNITAFFKLCEMLESLGGLKSSRNMLVDEQVAMFLHIISHHLKNRVIKHHFRRSKETVSRAFHSVLNAVIRLQDVLFKKAEPITADSSDTRWKWFKNCLGALDGTHIKIRVPTVDKPRYRTRKGDIATNMLGVCTPDMQFVYVLPGWEGSVADGRVLRDAISRTHGLKVPNGCYYLVDASYTNCEGFLAHFRGQRYHLNEWHQGYQPSSPQEFFNMKHASARNVIERYFGLLKVRWN, from the exons atggctcgtctgcctttaattgcacaaagtgtgaggcgtaaaagaattggtgctgcattgacaatatggttggaaatctgtagaattgcgatttggttcttatttagaatgggtgccagccttagcctacatacttatagaccaatgATTAGGTCCTAcaccttagatttttatgcaaaacgggattatgtgaaaaggcttgtatatgctagtgacgagacctgtattgaacagGTTAGGATGAATATaactgccttttttaaactatgtgagatgttagaatcgttagggggattgaagtcgtccagaaacatgcttgttgatgagcaagtggcaatgtttttacatatcatctcccatcacctgaaaaatcgagttatcaagcatcactttagaaggtccaaggaaactgttagcagagcatttcatagtgttttaaatgctgtcatacgcttacaagatgtgttatttaaaaaggcggagccaattacagctgattcttctgacacaaggtggaaatggtttaag aattgcttaggtgctcttgatggaacccacatcaagattagggttccaacagttgataaacctagatatcgaacgcgaaaaggtgacatagcaacaaatatgctaggtgtttgtacacctgatatgcaatttgtttacgttcttcctggttgggaaggttcagttgcTGATGGACGtgttcttcgagatgccattagtaggacacatggactaaaagttcctaaTG gttgttattatctagttgatgctagctacacaaattgtgagggatttcttgcacattttagaggacaacgatatcatttgaacgagtggcatcagggttatcagccaagttctccgcaagagttttttaatatgaaacatgcctcagcacgtaatgttattgaaagatacTTTGGTTTATTAAAAGTtagatggaactag
- the LOC105768675 gene encoding ADP-ribosylation factor 3 has translation MGIVFTRMFSSLFGNREARILVLGLDNAGKTTILYRLQMGEVVSTIPTIGFNVETVQYNNIKFQVWDLGGQTSIRPYWRCYFPNTQAIIYVVDSSDTDRIGIAKEEFHAILEEDELKGAIALIFANKQDLPGALDAAAVTEALELHKLKNRQWAIFKTCAVKGEGLFEGMDWLSNTLKSGGG, from the exons ATGGGTATTGTTTTTACTCGGATGTTCTCCTCTCTGTTCGGTAACAGAGAAGCTCGAATTCTCGTACTGGGTCTTGACAATGCTGGCAAAACTACTATTCTCT ATCGGCTTCAGATGGGTGAGGTAGTCTCTACAATTCCAA CGATTGGGTTTAATGTAGAGACTGTACAATACAACAACATCAAGTTTCAAGTATGGGATTTAG GTGGTCAGACAAGCATCAG GCCATATTGGAGATGCTATTTCCCAAATACACAAGCAATAATTTATGTTGTTGATTCAAGTGACACTGATAGAATTGGAATAGCCAAGGAAGAATTTCATGCCATTTTAGAG GAGGATGAACTTAAAGGTGCAATAGCCCTAATTTTTGCTAACAAGCAG GATCTACCTGGTGCGCTTGATGCTGCTGCCGTGACCGAGGCTTTGGAGTTGCACAAATTAAAAAACCGTCAGTGGgcaatatttaaaacatgtgcAGTCAAGGGTGAAGGACTTTTTGAGGGCATGGACTG GTTAAGTAATACTCTCAAATCAGGAGGTGGCTAA